GAGGTGCCTCTCTCGAGATCAAAGAGCCAAAGTGATCCTGCTTGGCCGTCGCGCCGCTGCCGTCCCGCTGACTCGCCGACAGCGACGGCCATTTTGCCATCTGGCGAGAGGCGAGGCCACAGAGGTACGCTGGGCAGTTCCATCTCGACCGGTGTTACGACCCCATCTCGATGCACTGATTGAAAAGCCGGCGTATCCGAGGGTTCCGCAAGGTACGCCAGGGTCCCGGCGCTCGAGAGCGCTAACGAGAATGTGGCGGCAAACGGAGCGACTTGCGCATCGCCGAGAACAGCAGCACTAAACGACCCGACGCTCATCGAGGATGCATCGAACGTGCTCGCGAGAACCGCTCTTGGAGAACCGGACGGGTAGTAGAGGAGGTGACCACTTTGCGAATAGTAGCCACCCAGAACGCCGGGATGAACAACTCGCCACGCGCCGGTTTCCAGCGATAACACTGCGAGGCCGCCTTCCGCCGGGTCGCCGGTCCAAACCGTGAAAGCAATGGTTTGCCCGTCGGGAAGGTGCTGCGGCCAGACGTGACCATATCCCTTCTCCGCGAAGTCAGGGGCGGTCAGTTGCTCGGCCATCCCGCCATTTGCGGGGACTCTCCACAGACCCGAGTTGTACATCGGCGAGAAAACGATCTGGCCGTCGCTACCCCAGCTTCCTCCCCAAGGAAAGGGCGCCCGGGCCAGCGAAATCGGGGAACCTCCCTCCAATGGAATCTTCCACAACTCTCCATTCGCGAAGAACGCGACCCACTCATCGTCCGGTGACAGGAATGGAAAGATCGCGTCATCACCGCCTGCAATCGCGACCGTCGCGAAGGAGTCCAAAGAACGCAGGAACAACTGGTTTCGGTTGTTGTGAAGTGCCGTATAGACGACCCGACGCCCGTCAGACGTCAGAGCAAGGGGACGACCGACTCCGCGCAGCATCCGGCTGCCCTGCCCCACGCTCAGCTCGAAGTGATTCGTGATGCGTGCCGCACCGGGAGTCGAATAGCCCTGCCATAGCCACATCACGAGAACACCAGCTGCAAACGGGCTCGCCGCCAAAGCGGCACCGCGCCATCCTCGATGCCAGGCTCGGTCACTGGCCAGCTCCCGGACCGCAGTCGCGCGCCACGAACCGGAGCGAGCCAGTTTGAGCTCAATCCCAGCATCGGCTATATCGTGAAGGCGCTCGGCCCGATCCCTGGCGAGACATCGGTGAAGCACCCAATGCAGGGCCTCCGGGCATTCCCTCGGGATGCTGCCCCAGTCCGGATCATCCTTCAGCACGCCAGCCAAGATCTGAGCCGAATCGTCGCCCCGAAAGAGGCGTCTTCCCGTCAGCGCTTCGTAGAAACAAACGCCGAATGCCCAAATGTCGGTACGCTTGTCTACTGGGTTTCCGCGGGCCTGTTCGGGCGACATGTATGCCGCCGTACCCATGATCGCGCCGAGTGCAGTACCTTTCGTCAACGTGGGTGATTGCGAAGAATCCGGGGCGGTTTCGCCACCAGCAAAGGCTTTGGCCAACCCAAAATCCAGAATCTTCGGCTTCCCCTCGGGCCCGATCTTGATGTTCGCTGGTTTCAAATCACGGTGGATGATCCCCTTCTCATGCGCCGCCTCGAGACCTTCAGCAATCTGGACAAAGAGCGGAATGGCCTCATCAACCGGAATGGGGCCCTGGGCAATCCTCTCCGCCAAGGTCTCCCCTT
This portion of the Vicinamibacteria bacterium genome encodes:
- a CDS encoding protein kinase; the encoded protein is MSLIPGTKLAHYEVVESIGAGGMGEVYRARDTKLGREVAIKVLPEEFAKDEGRLTRFEREARLLAQLNHANIATLYGLEEHDGQQFLVMELVEGETLAERIAQGPIPVDEAIPLFVQIAEGLEAAHEKGIIHRDLKPANIKIGPEGKPKILDFGLAKAFAGGETAPDSSQSPTLTKGTALGAIMGTAAYMSPEQARGNPVDKRTDIWAFGVCFYEALTGRRLFRGDDSAQILAGVLKDDPDWGSIPRECPEALHWVLHRCLARDRAERLHDIADAGIELKLARSGSWRATAVRELASDRAWHRGWRGAALAASPFAAGVLVMWLWQGYSTPGAARITNHFELSVGQGSRMLRGVGRPLALTSDGRRVVYTALHNNRNQLFLRSLDSFATVAIAGGDDAIFPFLSPDDEWVAFFANGELWKIPLEGGSPISLARAPFPWGGSWGSDGQIVFSPMYNSGLWRVPANGGMAEQLTAPDFAEKGYGHVWPQHLPDGQTIAFTVWTGDPAEGGLAVLSLETGAWRVVHPGVLGGYYSQSGHLLYYPSGSPRAVLASTFDASSMSVGSFSAAVLGDAQVAPFAATFSLALSSAGTLAYLAEPSDTPAFQSVHRDGVVTPVEMELPSVPLWPRLSPDGKMAVAVGESAGRQRRDGQAGSLWLFDLERGTSTPLLGDFLQGAVAGWPIWSSDGTTISFGSNRAGSWDIYA